Below is a window of Perca fluviatilis chromosome 6, GENO_Pfluv_1.0, whole genome shotgun sequence DNA.
tctctcaacttttccgcccgTGTGGCGCGTACGCTAACGCTTGATGAAGCGCGTCGTCGGGCGCTATTCTCGCGCacgtagggaacctcgtgaatgaacctgcaacatgtcagctgttgggaattcttcagcgtgtgagcggaagataacaagtttgcgatatgcaacacctgcaaggagaaagtagggcgtggagggacgacaccaaaaacccaaatcGCATTTTTTTTAGCGTGacattggatgtgaaaagaaggaaatggttccaacattgcactttagatgtctgtgaatttcccacaccaggagtaatttttatatatatatatatatatatatatatatatatatacagtgccttgcgaaagtattcggcccccttgaacgttttgaccttttgccacatttcaggcctcaaacataaagatataaaactgtaattttttgtgaagaatcaacaacaagtgggtcccaattatgaagtggaacgaaattcattggctatttcaaacttttttaacaaataaaaactgaaaaagtagcgtgcaaaattattcagccctccctttactttcagtgcagcaaactctctccagaagttcagtaaggatctctgaatgatccaatgttgacctaaatgactaatgatgataaatagaatccagctgtgtgtaatcaagtctccgtataaatgcacctgctctgtgatagtctcagaggtccgtgtaaagcgcagagagcatcatgaagaacaaggaacacaccaggcaggtccgagatactgttgtggagaagtttaaagccggattggatacaaaaagatttcccaagctttaaacatcccaaggagcactgtgcaagcgataatattgaaagggaaggagtatcagaccactacaaatctacgaaggcCCGCGCGgcccctctaaactttcagctcatacaaggagaagactgatcagagatgcagccaagaggcccatgatcactctggatgaactgcagagatctacagctgaggtgggagactctgtccaaaggacaacaatcagtcgtatactgcacaaatctggcctttatggaagagtggcaagaagaaagccatttcttaaagatatccataaaaagtgtcgtttaaagtttgccaaaagccacctgggagacacaccaaacatgtggaagaaggtgctgtggtcagatgaaaccaaaatcgaactttttggcaacaatgccaAACGCTTATGTTTGGCTAAAAAGCAAAACAGCgcgctcatcaccctgaacacaccatccccactgtcaaacatggtggtggcagcatcatggtttgggcctgcttttcctcagcagggacagggaagatggttaaaattgatgggaagatggatggagccaaatataggaccattctggaagaaaacctgatggagtctgcaaaagacctgagactgggacggagatttgtcttccaacaagacaatgatccaaaacataaagcaaaatctacaatggaatggttcacaaataaacatatccaggtgttagaatggccaagtcaaagtccagacctgaatccaatcgagaatctgtggaaagaacggaaaactgctgttcacaaacgctctccatccaacctcactgagctcgagctgttttgcaaggaggaatgggcaaaaatgtcagtctcgatgtgcaaaactgatagagacataccccaagcgacttacagctgtatcGCGCAGCAAAAGGTCGTTcgacaaagtattaacttaagggggctgaataattttgcccccaatatttcagtttttatttgtttaaaaggtttgaaatatccaataaatttcgttccacttcatgattgtgtcccacttgttgttgattcttcacaaaaaattacagttttatatctttatgtttgaggcctgaaatgtggcaaaaggtcgaaaagttcaaggggcgaaaactttcgcaaggcactgtatatatatatatatatatatatatatatatatatatatatatatatatatatatatatatatatatatatagttatattttatagtgatccattatctgttaaaaaacatgtctatgttctgtgcaaaatgttctattaaagaaaagatagaaaattaaTATTTGCGCAATCGgcatcggctggcctaactcaatgaaaatcggaatctgcctagaaagttgtaatcggtgcatctttAGTATCTaaataagagtgacatgacactgtcatgaaagggtcataaacataaacaagtcctaaacttttatgacataacgcttcttttagtaactgtcattcagtttttgtcatgacaagtgatggttagggttcatgtgttcgtGACAGCGTCATGTCACTCAGCGCTCGACCACAGTTCACGAGCAGTCATTGACACGGCGTTGGAGACTTCTTGGCCGTGCTTGGTTTTTAATCTTTGGGCGCGGTGGAAACTTGCAAATGCCACTGGGAGCATTAGGAGGGGGCAGAGGAAGGAACAGATTAGCCGTCTCGTGTGCTTCTGTCAGGCTATAGTGACAGTTTCAGAAAATATGTatacaaatatttttataaaagctacTTACTGACCCTTTAATTATCCAATCAGGTccaaaatttgaagttgaagcAAATGACATGATGACCAAAATCCACCTGCGTGGCTAGATAGCATTGGGGTATGTTTTTGCAATGGAGTAACACCTAACCCTTTAAGTCCTCAATAGAGTCCATAtctaatgctggtctctagacttttactattggacttatttgcactaccaccgtGACACcccctctcatagagcaccttaccacgcagactgaatcacagggtcagtccctgcaCTGTCACTGCAAGTGTCTCaggcttatacatcccttaatacattcatgtggattgtttttattttgtatcttttcttttattgtccatattattcatattcatgtggatttgtcaTCCTGTTtataaatgtatgtgtatgatgtgtgtgatgtctttgaggtactgggaccttgaatttctccttggggatcaataaagtaagtaagtaagtaagtaagaagtaagtaagtaagtaagtaatgaatgaatgaatgtatttaTCTAAAAAATGTACCAACTGGTTATTTAGCAATTTATTATGTAACAATGGCAAAATGTCTATTTAAATGAAACAACTAATGAAAAGATTGATCCTCAGCTGCCAGACACCTTTAAACTTTGGCATTTTGGTAATCGACTCTTCCTACGACCCATTCCTGTGGCAGTGCACTGATGTATTggctgatttttttttgcagcctaAATAAAACAATTGACAGGACATGTGCACGGACATGTGGGCAGCAGAGCGCTACAAGGATATGCAAATGATACAGAATCTCAGGCCTACAGCACGCTCTAGAGGTAGAGTGGTTGTAGCTTCGCTCACCACAGCGTCGGGCTTCCAGTGAGTGACCGGTGGAACCGGCTCGATAGGTGCACCCTCTCTCAGCAAATCACAGCTCACCAGCTCCACTCCTAGACCCGTACGACATCCGGGGCGAAACAAAAATGTTAATATACGTTTGTGCACCAGCTTTAATGTGTGCCATACAGAAGCATACGACAATGATAAAAAGGGATATGATTACAGGGTTTCCCCCCCGAAGAGTTGTTTAGCCTGGTGGCAAgtgtcttgtttttattttttatgactaGGGCCCGGAGTCCCAgcctgatggcagcattaacgTACTGTAGAGCCCAATAGCTTCTGagataacagaatcatggacgGAATCatgaaattgagaatttaaaaaggCTATAAGACAGACTTCATAGGGGCCTACATttagtcagtgctaaaagctaacgtttaagtttaaaaaatgcattaaaaatacattaagaAATAATTCCCAGTGGTttaggtagggctgggcaatatatcgatattatatcgatatatcgtgATACGAGTccagatatcatcttagattttggatatagtAATACTGTAATATGGTCAGTGCTGTCATATGttattaaagtgatgtacttttctgaacttaccagactgctAGCTGTTCTAGgcctttacccacatagttattatatccacattactgatgattatttatcgcattttattttaattcttcGATCTAATATTTGGTAAAAGCACCAATAGCCAACCCTAcgatatcgtcgcaatatcgacatcgaggtatttggtcaacaatatcgtgatatctgattttctccatatcgcccagcactAGGCTTAGGTCTGGTGGGGGGCAACTTAGGCCCAGTGAGAGTTagggtgtttttcttttaccgTTATTGTTCATATAAAATTGTATAAACTGAAACAGTGCTTAGAGCaatagagataaaaaaaataatagatgACCAAATTTACTTTCCACCTTTTCCCAGACTGGGGTTAGACAGTACAGCTCTATCCACTACCTGAGAGGTGTTTGCTGATTATATTTGCAGTCTCCGTGGCCCTGGCCATGCTGGAGTGGACCAGAACATCATACTTGAGTCCCAACGCTGCCAACCGCTTTCCCGTGAACTCAGCCTGCTCACGACCTGGGAAGTGGAGACACAGGGGTCATTTTGTCAGAAACGGCCTGTCAGAAACGGCCTGTCAGAAACGGTCTGTCAGAAACGGCCATTTGGGTAGGACAACAGGCAAGCAAACAAACAGAGATCATTCTGCTGTCAGGGTGGTACTAGAGCCTGCCtacggagagcctgttcactccctatttaGCCCGATTGCACCGAATTTgattgcagttccaccagagttccactgggggagATCGCGGGCGAGTGCAAAATtgatgggagtctatggagctagacagctaaatttgtctctttcgcccgaTTGCCGTTGacaaatctcagatttgattgtagtttttgcaagttcaacatgggttataggtcgaaagttgaatgaacgagtacttatgtcctttcgatttcttacaggttgagtcgttgttgcccataacacgctagcattccgCTAATGAATGccgattggtcagtgaaggactgattacgaccaGAGATCCCGCTTGATGGCATCCAAAgcggaaccagaatgtcagagcccgtctaaaacattagcaaaccaaaactctttctagcacgtgcaTTGccagggagagcctaacctgtcagctgtgttgtcgatgcctccagagaaaagaggaagggactcagagcttgccgtaaaacagtatctctggccgtatatgtgtatgacgtcattgacattttaaaaggcttttttgaacaaaaaagtgactttaaaaaaatctaacacccagcagtgtatattttctttgcctcccctttcgaatgcaacaatcaaattactagacaaaaaaatgATATGCTGAGagaagtggattttgaggggtatagctccatagacatcCATTCATTCTGCAGTTGCCCGTGAGCGCCCTCATATGGAACCcgagtggaactgcaaccagttcagaagccggatgTTTCcccgagagtggaagttctccccttattagacattccCTGGTGAACATGTATGCTATTACGCTATCAGAGACAGAACTGTAATTTATTGAAGCTAGATCCAAGCATCAATGTGTTTCCTCTGTGTGACTAAAATTACTTAACAGactgctgtctgtctggtcaACTTTCCATGTGACTTAAGTGGAAACAAGGACCTAATGGAGTGAGGATCCTCTCCTTGTCGCTGTTCCCACTCAGGATGTACTGGGAGTGTCTGATGAGGAGAATATTGCGTGTAGCTTTTGGTTTGCCGTTGTCCTGCTCGGAGCTGGGGTCTTCAGTtgcattttctttcttcttcccatTGGTCAGTGCAGATGGGtctctcctgaacagaggtaaGACGAGGTGATCTTGAGATTAGGACCGGCTTTGTCTGACACGGTTAACTTGAGGTGTGGAAAACTGGGTTAACACAACTATGATTTAAGATGACTATACGGATTATAATACTATAATATCAGTATAATACTTTGAGAAACTTCTAAACATCTTGTTTTGAAGAAACCCTACGCCAGACTCACATCATTGTGACTCGATCTCACAAATCCTTAGTTCCCCAGATTCAGTGTGCATCCAAAACACAAACTCATTTTAGCAAGATATTGAAATGTTGGGTATACGTGCAGTTCAttgtcccaaattccccatacaatgttcttaattaattatgaacctgctaaacccCCTGTGTTACCCTAACCTGTATCAAATAAGACCTCCATCATTTGGGAtactaaactgcacgtaagcCGAAATGTTAATTGTCCAATATACGTTCGTTTCACAAAATCAACCTACATTTCACCGTGGTTGTTAAATTGATGTAGCCCATATTTGACAGAGATTTGGAGTGGAAAATGGAGGGAATATAATGCTATTGATTACGTTCAAATAATCAAACAATTAAGCGACAGCGTAACGTTAGAAGCACGTACTTATCCCAGTTAAAGTCCCAGGCGTGTCCAGTCGGGGCTGGCGTGTGGCTGGCAGGTGTCCACGCCGGCTGCGCAGCTTGAAGAACGGTGAATCTCGACCACCGACTCCCTGCCTCTCCGCGTTGCTCGCCGAAGTATCCGCGGGAGTCAGCAGCGGCAGCGGCGAATACTAAGACGGCAGAGCCTCCGGCGAGCCCGCAAACAAGTTTTAAAGTTTTCCTGTACGACATCCTGCGAGCCGCTGAACAAGCGCACTATTGCTAGCTAATTAGCTGAGCTTAACAGGTTTAACGCTACCAAGCCGTAACGCTATCCCTCCTTACAAATGTATTGCTTTCTTCTGCTTAATGGCGCTTGACTGTTAATTCCAACTCCAGCAAGGGAAACAAAACACGCTTTATGTGGCACAACATCTACCGGGTGGCGGCTCTGGAAACTAAAAACACAGTAGAGACCGCAAAGCTAATCTAGGCAGTTTCCTACAAACAGTACAGTGGCCCACCCATTGACCCgagccttcttcttctttgacgTAAAACGGCAGCAGGCATCCTTAGTGTTACATTACTGCCATCTTGTGGAGTTGGTTAACTCCTACGGTCTCCGGTTTGTCCCGTCAGTGTTTTACTGAACCTAActgaaaaaaaggcaacaaaaaaattaaaaaaacaaccctaAAAACGTAAAAGgtcggtagaaagaaggaagtatgGCAATAATAGGTGGGAAAtagtatcaaaaaagaaaacagcgacaaaaacttaaTAAAAAGCGACAGACTAGAAAGAAGGAAtacaaacttcaaaaaaaatttcataaaagcgacaaaaacctGGAGAAAAAAGCAGACAttagaaaaaaaggaaggaaggaaggaaggcaagaacaggtcgaaaacagtgacaaaaactttttttaaatgacaaacttcaaaaaagcgacaaaaacttaccttaccccctgcagtcctccaaagtaggCTACCCCTTGGGGTACACGTAGGCTAGGcctacccccatttgagaaacactgctctaaaTAATACATTAGTCTTTCATTCACCATTCCTTCCATAGGCTAATAGCCTATGTGCGATGTTAggctagcctagcctagcctacttATGGGGACAATTACCGCTGGATTACAATTTCTGGTATTTTACCTTCCTCCCACACTTTATTGCagtacaaaaaaatgtatttaatcctTCTGCacttaaatatgtttttcttcttccattgTTTTCAGGTTCAGTTTTCTCTAAATCTCGTCCTCCCTCCTCAGAAAACTTATTAGAACTGTGTACCTTAACAGTGGCCTAATTAACCTATTAACTcagatttttctttctttattattGCCTTCTTATTTCAATTTTTTAGCAATTGTTCtaaccattacattacattttcatttagctTTCatttcacccacacacacacacaccccacacacacacacacacctctaagTTTTCTCTGTTATTGTCCTCCTTGGGCTACTACAGCTTGAGCTTTTTGTACTGTATCTATCATGAATATGATGGCCTCTTTCCATTTAGTTGACATGCCCTATTTCTGTTTCACACAGCTTCTTTACTTGTATCTTCCATTCCTCCATGGTACTGTCTTCctctttattttgcatttactCTTAGAAATGGATCTCAGTGCAGGTGTTCTACTTCTCCTATTTTATTATCAAGAGTTTCTATGTTCCTATTATCAATAATCTGATTTAGATTCTTCCTTAAAGGAAAACGCCGACTAATACATAGGcctacccttctcatctccgtgcgtgctgtaaggctgtctgacggctccagcggcattagcccatcacagaacaggcaggtgaatggttccagcaatcctactgctccgaataagtgacaaaataacgccaacatgttgtgatttgtagagtgacagtgtgtacaaaaaacaacgtaacatgagacacagccgtcttctaaccgtaaacaaaccgggaactatattatctggcggaagaatatagtacttgggcggtgtgatatgctcgcagcaagcctgtctaagaatatagttcccaatttttttactgttagaagatagctgtgtctcatgttacgttgttttttgtacacactgtcactctacaaatcacaacatgtaaataggaacatgttggcgttattttgtcacttttgtcacaattcggagcagtaggctagttggaaccagttaactgcaggatctgtgctggactaagctaatgctggagccgtcagacagccttacagcacgcacggagatgagaagggtatgtatggacttgtctaactctgggggttacggtgaataagctaaattcccaataagtcggcgtgttcctttaaactcaGAAGAAGACACTCAGGAACTCTTCCTTTTATATTGCACATTTTCAATATCTTAATATCTTTAGTTTTCTCTACTGTTTTGTTTTGccttacatttgcactatttatCTATCTTTATCTTAATTGTACatattatttatctttttattttatatattaattgctttcatctatatttgtatttcttatattttatattatacttgTACGTGTCATTGCACCGTGGGTCAGAGAGAAACgtattttcaattgctctgtatgtctagcacatattgcagaattgacaataaagttgactctTCCTTAAACATCTCTGAGTTAGCTTTCCCAATCAGCCATTTTTCACCCTGTATACTTCAGTTACTGACGCATGAATGTTTATACTGATcgatccatccatcttcgtccgcttatccggtgtcgggtcgcggggggagcagctccagcaggggaccccaaacttccctttcccgagccacattaaccagctctgactgggggatcccgaggcgttcccaggccaggttggagatataatccctccacctagtcctgggtcttccccgaggcctccctTATACTGATGCCATCACTAAATTCCTCTCATCTAACAAATCTTCTATGACTGGCCATTGCcattatagttttgcatttagTTTTGTGCATTGATGTCCCCACACCATACAATGCTTGGTCTTCTTTGTCCATTTGTCTAAATTTGTTTAATTATATTGTCTTACCAGGGTTATAATCATTCACAACCACTAATTCCTTCCTTTCAACCCACACTTCAACCACCACCACATAGCTACTGCAGTTCATTTCCCAGTAGTACTATAGGGAGTCCCTTGTCTCTGTCCCTTGTCCCTTGTTCACCACACCCAGTACATATTCTCTGTCCTTTCGTCTACATAACCAAATTCCTGCCAATTGAAACAACTAGGCTTTGGTATATGCTCTTCCATTCAACAAATCTCAGACTTCttgtatctctctctcaccaccgcctcttcttctctctcaccATCCCTCCTCCCATCACGTGTCTCTTTCTGGATTTGACAATTGAGGAGTTTGATGtggcaataaataaaaaatggcctTGGGAAAATCACCTGGTCAAGATGACCTTCCAACTAACTTTTCTCAGTTTTTCTGGACTGGTATAAGAGAATTGCCTTTTGAAGCATTATAAGACtacaaaataatacattattGACTACAATGAAACAAGATATACTTTCTTTAATAGGCTACCAAAACCAAACAAAGATAAAACACCAACTGCTCTAGAGCAGGCTAACTGCAAAGAATACATCGCCATcgttacttggctgggtttaattcaacctgcttttgtgcaaccgaGTCAAGACTAAATTCATCTTGAATATCCCGAGTTAaccccttatcctggttttgtgcaatagcCCTCCGGAAAAAAGAAGTGCCTTGAACTTGTTGAATTACTTAAAGTTTGTACTGATTAAAGCTCTCCATCTTATTCACTTTTGTTAATTTATAAGTTTATTTCAATGTATCAGaatttattgtatatttttatttgtattgcttTATAGGGTTTTCTTatcgttttattttattttttatttcctttattttatgTGTATGCTGCTTAGAATAATTTGTAAAATGAGATATAAAAATGCCTGCTTTGTATTTGAAAGCATTGAATACAAAAAAATTGTGGCAGTaactcagtcagtagggagttgagtagggttgggaaccggagggttgctggtttaagtccccatacggaccaaagtatggtggtggactggtaggtGGACAGGTGCCAGTTCActtcctgggcactgccaaggtactcttgagcaaggcaccgaaccccccaGCTGCTCGGGgcacctttccatgggcagccccctcactctgacatctctccattagtgtgtgtgtgtgtgtgtgtatgtgtgtgtacgtatgtgtgtgtgtgtgtatgtgtgtgcatgtgtgtgtgtgtgtgtgtgtgtgtgtgtgtgtgtgtgtgtgtgtgtgtgtgtgtgtgtaaaattcaggcctgtgtataataataacaacagagtgaaaacattgtaatttcccttgcgggattaataaagtataaattattattattattaataaataaaaaataaacaccgCAACGATGACGACTTCCGCTCCACACCTCGCGCAATTGTCATAAATCCCAACATGTGCCACTTGAGGGCGCTCTAATCCCTAAATCCACAGCAGTAGTCTACCTACAGCGGAGTAGCCCTGGTTATAAACTCCATTCAGCATGTCAGTGGGACCACATCAACCTCATCAGCTTCTGAAACATTGGTTTACAATTTAAAGCCGCACAAATCAACACAGCCTGATTCCAGTAGGCCTAAACTGCCCACTGCTTGTTTGTTGGTGATAGGACTGTGGCTGGCATGGGAAGAGTCATTTTAGCAActtaaataaatgcatttttggTAGGCTATACAATAACCAAACCGAATGCAAGAGTGGAAGTCGACTATTTGCCATAGCAACTATGCCTGCCTTGTAGCCTACACGTGCACGCTTGTAGGTAAGCAAATAAAGCAACATCAAACTGAAGTTTGGTGTCGCTCTCTCTGCCAAGAGAGCACCAGGCCTATACTGCCTATCCGGACCAGAACTAGGCTATACCTGCACAGCAGCTGCCAAAACACCAAACAGCTTGTCTTCTCAATGCTGTTAGATTCATTTACAGCTACATTGATAGAGTCTGTGAGCATTTTGCGAGAAAAGTAGGCCCAGGCtagtttttctttaaattcGCAAAAATATCCtgg
It encodes the following:
- the pgam5 gene encoding serine/threonine-protein phosphatase PGAM5, mitochondrial isoform X4 — protein: MSYRKTLKLVCGLAGGSAVLVFAAAAADSRGYFGEQRGEAGSRWSRFTVLQAAQPAWTPASHTPAPTGHAWDFNWDKRDPSALTNGKKKENATEDPSSEQDNGKPKATRNILLIRHSQYILSGNSDKERILTPLGREQAEFTGKRLAALGLKYDVLVHSSMARATETANIISKHLSGVELVSCDLLREGAPIEPVPPVTHWKPDAVYHEDGARIEAAFRRYIHRADAKQKEDSYEIIVCHANVIRYFVCRALQFPPEGWLRMGLNNGSITWLTIRPSGRVALRTLGDAGFMPPDKLTRT
- the pgam5 gene encoding serine/threonine-protein phosphatase PGAM5, mitochondrial isoform X1 — protein: MSYRKTLKLVCGLAGGSAVLVFAAAAADSRGYFGEQRGEAGSRWSRFTVLQAAQPAWTPASHTPAPTGHAWDFNWDKRDPSALTNGKKKENATEDPSSEQDNGKPKATRNILLIRHSQYILSGNSDKERILTPLGREQAEFTGKRLAALGLKYDVLVHSSMARATETANIISKHLSGLGVELVSCDLLREGAPIEPVPPVTHWKPDAVQYHEDGARIEAAFRRYIHRADAKQKEDSYEIIVCHANVIRYFVCRALQFPPEGWLRMGLNNGSITWLTIRPSGRVALRTLGDAGFMPPDKLTRT
- the pgam5 gene encoding serine/threonine-protein phosphatase PGAM5, mitochondrial isoform X3 — encoded protein: MSYRKTLKLVCGLAGGSAVLVFAAAAADSRGYFGEQRGEAGSRWSRFTVLQAAQPAWTPASHTPAPTGHAWDFNWDKRDPSALTNGKKKENATEDPSSEQDNGKPKATRNILLIRHSQYILSGNSDKERILTPLGREQAEFTGKRLAALGLKYDVLVHSSMARATETANIISKHLSGVELVSCDLLREGAPIEPVPPVTHWKPDAVQYHEDGARIEAAFRRYIHRADAKQKEDSYEIIVCHANVIRYFVCRALQFPPEGWLRMGLNNGSITWLTIRPSGRVALRTLGDAGFMPPDKLTRT
- the pgam5 gene encoding serine/threonine-protein phosphatase PGAM5, mitochondrial isoform X2, which translates into the protein MSYRKTLKLVCGLAGGSAVLVFAAAAADSRGYFGEQRGEAGSRWSRFTVLQAAQPAWTPASHTPAPTGHAWDFNWDKRDPSALTNGKKKENATEDPSSEQDNGKPKATRNILLIRHSQYILSGNSDKERILTPLGREQAEFTGKRLAALGLKYDVLVHSSMARATETANIISKHLSGLGVELVSCDLLREGAPIEPVPPVTHWKPDAVYHEDGARIEAAFRRYIHRADAKQKEDSYEIIVCHANVIRYFVCRALQFPPEGWLRMGLNNGSITWLTIRPSGRVALRTLGDAGFMPPDKLTRT